From the genome of Pelmatolapia mariae isolate MD_Pm_ZW linkage group LG12, Pm_UMD_F_2, whole genome shotgun sequence, one region includes:
- the bmpr1ba gene encoding bone morphogenetic protein receptor type-1B, producing MPVQGERLKRCLSLCFWSWSSLLLLGLFSLHAQGHGNILDSMLLKASSKEAAESGKETFGSTAPASSSQRLLWCHCYHHCPEDSTNNTCRTDGYCFTMVEDEGGVPVQTAGCLGLVGSEFQCRDAGNSRQRRSLECCTDEDYCNKNLHPTLPPLKPPLYVDGKIHHVALLISVTVCTLILAVIIIFCYVRYKRQESRPRYSIGLEQDETYIPPGESLKDLIEQSQSSGSGSGLPLLVQRTIAKQIQMVKQIGKGRYGEVWMGRWRGEKVAVKVFFTTEEASWFRETEIYQTVLMRHENILGFIAADIKGTGSWTQLYLITDYHENGSLYDYLKSTTLDNKAMLRLAYSSVSGLCHLHTEIFGTQGKPAIAHRDLKSKNILVKRNGTCCIADLGLAVKFISDTNEVDIPPNTRVGTKRYMPPEVLEETLNRSHFQSYIMADMYSFGLILWEIARRCISGGILEEYQLPYHELVPTDPSYEDMREVVCIKKLRPSFPNRWTSDECLRQMGKLMTECWAHNPACRLTALRVKKTLAKMSESQDIKL from the exons GCAACATATTGGACAGTATGCTGCTAAAAGCATCCAGTAAGGAGGCAGCAGAGAGTGGGAAGGAGACTTTTGGCAGCACAGCTCCTGCTTCATCCTCCCAAAGACTCCTGTGGTGTCACTGTTATCACCACTGCCCAGAAGATTCAACCAATAACACATGCAG GACGGATGGCTACTGTTTTACAATGGTGGAGGATGAGGGAGGGGTGCCGGTCCAGACGGCAGGTTGCCTCGGGCTGGTCGGATCTGAATTTCAGTGCAGA GACGCGGGGAACTCACGTCAAAGGCGATCACTAGAATGCTGTACAGATGAAGATTACTGTAACAAAAATCTGCATCCTACGCTGCCACCACTCAAACCTCCTC TCTACGTAGATGGGAAGATCCACCATGTGGCCTTGTTGATTTCAGTCACTGTATGCACCCTTATATTGGctgtcattattattttctgctaCGTCAG GTATAAACGACAGGAGTCTCGTCCTCGCTACAGCATTGGTCTAGAACAGGATGAGACATACATTCCCCCTGGAGAATCTCTGAAAGACTTGATAGAGCAATCACAAAGCTCTGGCTCAGGCTCAGGGCTCCCTCTATTG GTCCAGAGAACGATAGCCAAGCAGATTCAGATGGTGAAGCAGATAGGCAAGGGGAGATACGGAGAGGTGTGGATGGGCAGGTGGAGGGGAGAAAAGGTAGCTGTTAAAGTTTTCTTCACCACTGAGGAAGCGAGTTGGTTCAGAGAGACTGAAATCTACCAGACTGTCTTAATGAGACATGAGAACATACTGG GTTTTATAGCTGCAGATATTAAAGGAACTGGCTCTTGGACCCAACTCTACTTAATAACTGACTACCATGAAAATGGATCATTGTATGACTACCTCAAATCGACCACTCTAGACAATAAAGCTATGCTGCGACTGGCCTACTCCTCTGTGTCAGGACTCTGTCACCTCCACACAGAGATCTTTGGCACCCAGGGCAAACCTGCCATTGCTCACAGGGATCTGAAGAGTAAGAACATACTTGTGAAAAGAAATGGGACCTGCTGTATAGCTGACCTAGGACTGGCTGTCAAGTTTATCAG TGACACAAATGAAGTAGATATTCCCCCCAATACAAGAGTCGGTACAAAGCGCTACATGCCTCCAGAGGTTCTGGAAGAGACTTTGAACAGAAGTCACTTTCAGTCTTACATCATGGCTGACATGTACAGTTTTGGGCTCATTCTCTGGGAGATTGCACGTCGCTGCATCTCAGGAG GAATCCTTGAAGAGTACCAGTTACCGTACCATGAGTTGGTTCCAACAGACCCTTCATATGAAGACATGAGAGAGGTGGTCTGCATCAAGAAGCTACGACCATCCTTTCCTAATCGATGGACCAGCGATGAG TGTTTGAGACAGATGGGAAAGCTGATGACAGAATGCTGGGCCCACAATCCAGCCTGCCGCCTCACAGCCCTACGGGTCAAAAAGACACTTGCCAAAATGTCAGAATCACAGGATATCAAGCTGTGA